One region of Flavobacterium sp. GSB-24 genomic DNA includes:
- the dnaJ gene encoding molecular chaperone DnaJ, whose amino-acid sequence MKKDFYEILGISKNADAAEIKKAYRKSALKYHPDKNPGDKEAEENFKLAAEAYEVLSDPQKKAKYDQYGHQAFDGSGGFGGGHGGMNMDDIFSQFGDIFGGGFGGFGGGGGGPRRAKGSNLRIKVKLTLEEIANGVEKKVKVKRKVQAKGVTYKTCTTCNGQGQVMRVTNTILGRMQSASTCPTCGGSGQILDKRPSEADAQGMVQEDETVSIKIPAGVVDGMQLKVSNKGNDAPGNSIPGDLIVAIEEIEHEFLKREGENVHYDLYISFPEAVLGASKDIEAINGKVRIKLEEGIQSGKILRLKGKGIPSLNGYGSGDLLVHVNVWTPKTLNKEQKQFFENALNDDHFVPSPEKSEKSFFEKVKDMFS is encoded by the coding sequence ATGAAAAAAGATTTTTACGAAATACTAGGCATTTCAAAAAATGCTGACGCTGCTGAAATAAAAAAAGCATATAGAAAAAGTGCGCTGAAATATCACCCTGATAAAAATCCAGGCGACAAAGAGGCAGAAGAAAACTTCAAATTAGCGGCAGAAGCTTATGAAGTTTTAAGTGATCCGCAGAAAAAAGCAAAATACGATCAATACGGACATCAAGCATTTGATGGTTCTGGCGGATTTGGCGGTGGTCATGGCGGTATGAATATGGATGACATCTTCAGCCAGTTTGGTGATATTTTTGGAGGTGGATTTGGCGGTTTCGGAGGCGGAGGCGGTGGTCCTCGCCGTGCAAAAGGAAGCAATCTTCGAATTAAAGTGAAATTAACTTTAGAAGAAATTGCTAATGGAGTAGAGAAAAAAGTAAAAGTAAAACGTAAAGTTCAGGCAAAAGGTGTAACGTATAAAACTTGTACGACTTGTAATGGTCAAGGTCAGGTAATGCGTGTAACTAATACCATTTTAGGAAGAATGCAATCTGCGTCAACTTGTCCTACTTGTGGTGGTTCTGGTCAAATTTTAGATAAAAGACCTTCTGAGGCAGATGCTCAAGGAATGGTTCAGGAAGACGAAACAGTATCAATCAAAATTCCTGCGGGAGTTGTTGACGGAATGCAGTTAAAAGTTTCTAACAAAGGTAACGATGCTCCAGGAAATAGTATTCCAGGTGATTTGATTGTTGCGATTGAAGAAATTGAGCACGAATTCCTAAAACGTGAAGGTGAAAATGTTCACTACGATTTATATATCAGTTTCCCAGAAGCTGTTTTGGGAGCTTCAAAAGATATTGAGGCAATCAACGGAAAAGTTCGTATTAAACTGGAAGAAGGAATTCAATCTGGAAAAATCTTACGATTAAAAGGAAAAGGAATTCCAAGTTTAAACGGTTACGGAAGCGGAGATTTATTAGTTCACGTAAATGTTTGGACTCCTAAAACTTTAAATAAAGAACAAAAACAATTCTTTGAAAATGCTTTAAACGATGATCATTTCGTTCCAAGTCCAGAGAAATCAGAGAAATCATTTTTTGAGAAAGTAAAAGATATGTTTTCATAA
- a CDS encoding nucleotide exchange factor GrpE has translation MKFKNIFKNKSNMTTENTEFDQELDDVTLENNANGEQLIVEELSVEEQLAQDLAKEKDKFLRLFAEFENYKKRTSKERIDLFKTANQEVLLAMLPVLDDFDRAMVEINKSEDENLTKGVELIHEKLKSTLVTKGLEQVDVKAGDAFDADFAEAITQIPAPSDKLKGKIVDVIEKGYKLGDKIIRFPKVVIGN, from the coding sequence ATGAAGTTTAAAAATATTTTTAAAAATAAAAGTAATATGACTACGGAAAATACAGAATTCGATCAGGAATTAGACGACGTAACGTTAGAGAACAATGCCAACGGAGAACAGTTAATTGTTGAAGAATTAAGTGTTGAGGAGCAATTAGCTCAAGACTTGGCTAAAGAAAAAGATAAGTTTTTGAGATTATTTGCCGAATTTGAAAATTACAAAAAAAGAACTTCAAAAGAGCGTATTGATTTGTTTAAAACTGCAAATCAAGAAGTTTTGTTAGCAATGCTTCCAGTTTTAGATGATTTTGACAGAGCAATGGTAGAGATCAACAAATCTGAAGATGAGAATTTAACTAAAGGTGTTGAATTGATTCACGAAAAACTAAAAAGTACTTTGGTAACTAAAGGTTTAGAACAAGTGGATGTAAAAGCAGGTGATGCTTTTGATGCTGATTTTGCTGAAGCAATTACCCAAATTCCAGCTCCGTCTGATAAATTAAAAGGGAAAATTGTTGACGTTATTGAAAAAGGATACAAATTAGGAGACAAAATTATTCGTTTTCCTAAAGTAGTAATCGGAAACTAA
- the hisS gene encoding histidine--tRNA ligase, producing MASKPSIPQGTRDFSPAEVSKRQYIIQTIKTNFEKFGFQPIETPSFENSDTLMGKYGEEGDRLIFKILNSGNFFFNKNKIELPESIEALQSNSAETIDLNQRIELNKFTGRISEKALRYDLTVPFARYVVQHQNEIEFPFKRYQIQPVWRADRPQRGRYREFYQCDADVVGSKSLWQEVELVQLYDTVFTSLGLEGVTIKINNRKILSGIAEVIGASDKLIDFTVALDKLDKIGEDGVKKEMIEKGIAAEALVKVQPLFSFSGTFADKINQLSELLASSEEGMKGVEELKFICDNVAVLGLATATLDLDVTLARGLNYYTGAIFEVAAPKTVSMGSIGGGGRYDDLTGIFGLKNMSGVGISFGLDRIYLVLEELQLFPETVAATSKAIFINYGDKEALYASKAIQKLRQENIKVELYPDNVKVGKQFQYADKRLIPFAVIAGDQEIASNSYALKNLVSGEQITVDFEGLKNALLA from the coding sequence ATGGCTTCAAAACCAAGTATTCCACAAGGGACAAGAGATTTTTCGCCTGCAGAGGTGTCAAAACGTCAATATATTATTCAGACAATCAAAACTAATTTTGAGAAATTTGGTTTTCAGCCAATAGAAACTCCTTCGTTTGAAAATTCAGATACTTTGATGGGGAAATATGGGGAAGAAGGAGATCGTTTGATTTTTAAAATATTGAATTCAGGAAATTTTTTCTTCAATAAAAATAAAATTGAATTGCCAGAATCTATCGAAGCACTTCAGTCAAATTCTGCCGAAACAATAGATTTAAATCAAAGAATCGAATTGAATAAATTTACTGGAAGAATTTCAGAAAAAGCATTACGTTACGATTTGACAGTCCCGTTTGCAAGATACGTTGTGCAGCACCAAAACGAAATTGAATTCCCTTTTAAAAGATATCAGATTCAGCCCGTTTGGAGAGCAGACAGACCACAAAGAGGACGTTACAGAGAATTTTATCAATGTGATGCCGATGTTGTTGGTTCAAAATCACTTTGGCAGGAAGTGGAATTAGTTCAGTTATATGATACCGTTTTTACTTCTTTAGGATTAGAAGGCGTTACAATTAAAATTAATAACAGAAAAATATTATCTGGAATTGCAGAGGTTATTGGCGCTTCAGATAAATTGATCGATTTTACGGTTGCTTTAGATAAACTAGACAAAATTGGAGAAGACGGCGTAAAAAAGGAAATGATCGAAAAAGGAATTGCTGCAGAAGCGTTGGTTAAAGTACAGCCGCTTTTTAGCTTTAGCGGAACTTTTGCAGATAAAATCAATCAGCTTTCAGAATTATTGGCTTCTTCAGAAGAAGGAATGAAAGGTGTTGAAGAATTGAAATTTATTTGTGACAACGTTGCCGTTTTAGGATTGGCAACAGCAACTTTAGATTTAGATGTGACTTTGGCACGTGGTTTAAATTATTACACTGGAGCTATTTTTGAAGTTGCGGCTCCAAAAACCGTTTCGATGGGATCTATTGGAGGCGGTGGAAGATACGACGATTTGACTGGTATTTTTGGTTTGAAAAATATGAGTGGTGTCGGAATTTCTTTTGGTTTGGATAGAATCTATTTAGTATTAGAAGAATTGCAATTGTTTCCAGAAACTGTTGCAGCGACTTCAAAAGCTATTTTTATCAATTATGGAGATAAAGAAGCTTTGTATGCTTCAAAAGCAATTCAAAAATTGAGACAAGAAAATATAAAAGTAGAATTGTACCCAGATAATGTAAAAGTGGGGAAACAGTTCCAATATGCAGATAAACGTCTGATTCCGTTTGCAGTAATTGCAGGAGATCAGGAAATTGCCTCGAATTCTTATGCACTTAAAAATTTAGTGTCAGGAGAACAGATTACAGTTGATTTCGAAGGTTTGAAAAATGCTTTGTTGGCATAA
- a CDS encoding ABC transporter permease has product MMLKLFKENIRIAFGSIKTQLLRTILTVLIIAIGITALVGILTVVSALENTISTDFASMGANTFNINQYENKVRNRGGNEREVINPIISYPEAVAFKNKYKYPFTETSLSFTATSTAEVKYLGEKTDPEITIVGVDEHFITNSGLETSLGRSFNQFDIENNTYSCIVGSDFEKGLLKDINPIDKIISIRGARFKVIGVLKEKGSTFGNSQDLRVLIPIQVARSLFTAPNINYTISVMVSKKEVLDQAIDNATSTMRRVRKLSPVRDNNFGVVRSDDLINRILGITQYLGWAAWIISIITILGSSIALMNIMIVSVTERTREIGVRKALGAKRSTVAFQFFIETLLIGQIGGLVGIVLGILLGFAIAAAMSFVFVIPWMAIFAAFATSFCVALVSGLYPAIKASKLDPIEALRYE; this is encoded by the coding sequence ATGATGCTAAAATTATTTAAAGAAAATATTCGAATTGCGTTTGGTTCTATCAAAACACAATTACTGCGTACTATTCTTACCGTTTTAATTATCGCTATTGGTATAACAGCTCTGGTTGGAATTCTAACGGTGGTTTCTGCTTTAGAAAACACAATTTCTACCGATTTTGCGTCAATGGGAGCAAATACATTTAACATCAATCAATACGAAAATAAAGTTCGTAATCGTGGCGGCAACGAACGAGAAGTCATCAATCCGATTATTTCTTATCCTGAAGCTGTTGCTTTTAAAAATAAATACAAATATCCTTTTACAGAAACTTCCTTATCATTTACAGCAACTTCTACCGCGGAAGTGAAATATTTAGGAGAAAAAACTGATCCTGAAATTACAATTGTAGGCGTTGACGAACATTTTATTACTAATTCTGGCTTGGAAACAAGTTTAGGACGAAGCTTCAATCAATTTGACATTGAAAATAATACCTATTCCTGCATTGTTGGTTCTGACTTCGAAAAAGGACTTTTAAAAGATATTAATCCAATTGATAAAATAATCTCCATTAGAGGAGCAAGATTTAAAGTAATTGGAGTTCTTAAAGAAAAAGGTTCAACGTTTGGGAACAGTCAGGATTTACGAGTTTTGATTCCGATTCAGGTTGCAAGATCTTTATTCACGGCACCAAATATCAATTATACAATTAGTGTTATGGTTTCTAAAAAAGAAGTTTTAGACCAGGCAATTGACAATGCAACAAGCACAATGCGAAGAGTGCGCAAATTAAGCCCCGTTCGTGATAATAATTTTGGCGTTGTTCGAAGCGATGATTTAATCAATAGAATTCTCGGAATTACTCAATACTTAGGATGGGCAGCGTGGATTATCAGCATCATAACGATTTTAGGATCCTCCATAGCTTTGATGAATATTATGATTGTTTCGGTTACAGAACGTACCCGCGAAATTGGTGTCCGTAAAGCTTTAGGAGCAAAAAGATCAACCGTAGCGTTCCAGTTTTTTATTGAAACTTTATTAATTGGACAAATTGGAGGTTTAGTCGGAATCGTTTTGGGTATCTTGCTTGGTTTTGCTATTGCAGCAGCGATGAGCTTCGTATTTGTGATTCCGTGGATGGCAATTTTTGCCGCTTTTGCAACAAGTTTTTGCGTTGCATTGGTTTCTGGTTTATATCCAGCAATTAAAGCTTCTAAATTAGATCCTATTGAAGCTTTGCGATATGAATAG
- the prmC gene encoding peptide chain release factor N(5)-glutamine methyltransferase codes for MKIKQYRTQFIKELSPFYDAYEAESFFYLILEEKHKLRQIDLALNHELTFEENDFVIWDELLKQLKKEVPIQYLLGKTNFYGLDFEVNENVLIPRPETEELVEWIINENSNPDKSKKTKILDIGTGSGCIAISLAKNLPNAEVYGIDVSKKAIETAKRNAVKNNVDVTFVLLDILETEELRCNFDIIVSNPPYVRNLEKEEIKKNVLDYEPHLALFVEDNDALIFYKKIASLAQKRLFEKGKLYFEINQYLGKEMIELLENMDFKNVELRKDIYDNDRMIKGNI; via the coding sequence ATGAAAATTAAACAATACCGCACTCAATTTATTAAAGAATTATCGCCTTTTTACGATGCGTACGAAGCGGAGAGTTTTTTTTATTTAATTCTGGAAGAAAAACATAAGCTTCGTCAGATTGATTTGGCATTAAATCATGAATTGACTTTTGAAGAGAATGATTTTGTTATATGGGACGAGCTTTTAAAACAGCTGAAAAAAGAAGTTCCAATTCAATATTTATTAGGAAAAACGAACTTTTACGGTTTGGATTTTGAAGTAAATGAAAATGTTTTGATTCCAAGGCCAGAAACAGAGGAATTAGTAGAATGGATTATTAATGAAAATTCTAATCCAGATAAATCAAAAAAAACGAAAATTCTAGATATTGGAACCGGAAGCGGCTGTATTGCTATTTCGCTCGCAAAAAATCTGCCTAATGCTGAGGTTTATGGAATCGATGTTTCTAAAAAAGCAATAGAAACAGCAAAAAGAAATGCTGTAAAAAATAATGTCGATGTGACTTTTGTTCTTTTGGATATTTTAGAAACCGAAGAACTTAGATGTAATTTTGATATTATTGTTTCGAATCCGCCCTATGTTCGAAATTTAGAAAAAGAAGAAATCAAAAAAAACGTATTGGATTACGAACCGCATTTAGCACTCTTTGTGGAAGATAATGATGCTTTGATTTTTTACAAAAAAATTGCTTCTTTGGCTCAAAAACGCCTCTTTGAAAAAGGAAAATTATATTTCGAAATCAATCAATATCTTGGAAAAGAAATGATTGAGTTGCTCGAAAATATGGATTTCAAAAACGTTGAACTTCGAAAAGATATTTACGATAACGACAGAATGATAAAAGGGAATATTTAG